The DNA window gaagatatcttaactaagggagccattttagggctggcaagagacttggctctagaggggttctcaggtgtccaaggggatttccccagctaggtccttgggcagcagaggagagggtgcctgaactgaccttctcccatagccacactgatgaatatcttgcatattgtcatagaaccttcatctggcgatgaatggagatagagacagggacccacattggagcactggactgagctcccaaagcccagatgaagagcagaaggaaggagaatatgagcaagaaagtcatgactgtgaggggtgcatccacccatggaggtgatgggactgatctaatgggagctcaccaaggccagctggactgggactgaatgtgcatgtgatcaaactggactctctgaatgtggctgacaatgagggcagactgaggagccaatgataatgacaccaggttttgattcttctgcatgtgctTGATTtttggaagcctagtctgtttgtatgcacaccttcctagacctggatggagtgggggaggaccttggacttcccactgggcagggcaccctgacttctcttataactggaaagggaggggaagggggagttgggggagtgggagtgaaatgggaggatgggaggaggtggaaatttttaataaataaattttaaaaaagaataaaaatactgccttagccttttgataaggcagccctgaggtgggtggagtagacagaacaaaatgctggaaggaagaaagcagaatcagggagaGGTGCCATGAAGTCACCagagttagacatgctgaatatttcctggtaagccagGACCACATGGTAACACACAGATTaacaaatatgggttaaagcaagatgtgagagttagccaataagaggctggagataatgggtcaagtagtgtttaaatgagtacagtttctgtgtaattattttggggctaagctagccgggtagtGGTACACAACCCACTGCTCATCCTACTACAATGCATCCatcagtatgtatgtatgtatatatatgggttTCCAGATTGTTCCAGTAGAGAACTGAGTTCATGAATGTATTTACAGTTGAGAGGGTTAATTTATATCTATTTCTCTAGCCTTATCAGAGTGAAGAGTGTGCATTGATGTCTTCTGTTCTCTGTTGTCTCTGAGAAGCATAGATGTTTTAGGATAGGAACTGATTCtacactttctttcctttcttccccctctctctttctgtatgtttGATAGAGGTAGCTTTTGTCGTGGAATGAGTTTGCTTTGTAGGAAGATGCAGGTTTGCTTGGGGAGAGATTATGTGTTGACTGTGAACATCAGGATAATGCAGGAAGCAGAGTCCTGTAGCATGGAGTGGGTTATGGACAACAATAGACTATTAGAATGGCATCTGGAGTGTtgaaagaaagacaaggagatGGGTTATAAACCTCGAGTTCTGAAAGAAGTAGGTGGTGTGAGAGTATAGATGCATCGAGTCTTCACTGAACCTTGACTTGACTGAAGCACAGAGGCTAGCAATAGGAGTAAATCATGTCAGTAAAATCTGGAGTTAATATCCGAatgtgaagagaaggaggaaaaactgAGGTTCGCTTCTCACTGCCACACAGCCAGTACCAGAGAAAGTTTAGGGAGAGTGCTAATGCTGTAAGTGATGCACTGAGAGACGCTGATCTTCCTTTCATCCCGGGTTTGTATTTCCTTAATTGTTAGTTTCTTCTGAATTCTTCAACATCTGTAAGGGACAGCCCCTTCCCATGACATCTATGCATCTAATTCCTTTTAGATTCCCTTTCCTCAatctctgtcctctccttcccaaATCTTCAATCTGCCATTTTATGTTGTGTCTCAATGCCACAGATACCAATGCTCCAGGGAGGAAATTCAACTGATTCCATATAAAATATtagtataatataaatacaatgaTAATGACTTTCCTTTCCAGGTTAGCATGATGAACAGTTCAGGTACATGAACTCTAGTTTATAATTCCCGAGATTAAGAAGAGTGTGCCACTTAGTTTTTGACAAATGTACACAAATTAGTGCCATATGGGAAGAGAGACTCTCCCCTGagaaattgcttccatcagatttACTTATAGGACAGTGTAGGATGTTTTCAATTAATGACACAAAGAGACCTCAATAAATGGTTGCTGTCTAAGTTCCATAACAAAGAACAAGGCAGGGCCATAAAGGCTTGGATTCATGGTACTATCATCCTTCTATCCTAGCATATAGTTGACTGATCTAGGTTATAGGAGGTAGATCTGGGGCTCCCAGAATACTGAATATTGCACCTGGATCCAGACAGCCCTTCCCTTTCTGGTTCCCTTTGTTGTTCCCACCATTTCTCTCACAGGTTCAGGAGCTTCAACAACAGCCTCTGGGCTACAGGAAAACACTGGCAATGGGTAATGTCAGGATAACACTGTTTGCTTGATGAGGCAAGGACAATGAGTACTGCTCGTGTTTCCCATCAGCTACCACCAAGTGCAATATATTGCATGGAATCCTGGGACCTAGTGTTGAGTACATAGTGGGTAAAATCTAGAACGCCTTGGGTGAGTGGCAGCATGTGGGAATCAAGATGAATTAGTCCTCTTCATTGACCCCCCATGTCACTGTCAGAGATTCAGGTCTAGACCTTCAGTACTAGACTTGATAGATCAGGACCAAGAGATGTCTCCTCTATCCATAGGCCTTACAGACAGATAAAAAGTATGACAGGTTCAGGAATACCTTCTCATGGTGATAGAATGAGGGGTCCACTGAGGGAACAGACAAGCATCTTCTGATTCTGTGATTTAAGGGTTGAGAGTTCAAACAGTGAGATTTGGGTCATCACAGGCATGGAGTAATGCTGCAGTCTAGACTTTTgactttatttgttattttttcattgaGGTATTCCTAGTCCAACAGTCAGAGGTTATTGCCATAGTGAGTGTGGTCATTTATAATAATAGAAAATGGCACATGAAAGGGATGAAAAGCAAAGGATGCACAGAAGTCAGGGCATGACCCAGACAGATGAGATAGGATGTTCCCTCATATGAAAGATTCAAAATAGAGTTGGATCAGTCAGGAAATACCCACAGTAGTTGGAGGAACAGAAATTCTTTTTACTGAAAGAGGATCTCATCACAACACCCACACCTTCCCCTGCATCCCAAAACACTTGCTCCTTGGACCTTCTCAGAACAATTCCTCAATAAAAGAAATGGGATTTCTTACAGAAATTTTGGattatcatatttatttcttaaacacTGGGACCTTAAAAGATGTacttctatctcttctgattactTCCCAGCTTCATGATAGGTCCAACTCTGGTTGTGCCAACCCTCAAACAGCAGAGTCCCAAGAATTATGAGGACCAAGCCAGCCAGCCCCATCCTGATGAGATTTTCCACTGTGTAATCCTGGGTGTCTGAGGCTGTGGTTTGGGGAAAGAAGTCACAGACATTAGGGAAGATAAAAATTCCCCCCAATAACAAGTTGTCCACCTGAGGTATCTGCCTGTCCTGGGCAGAACTTGGACCTTCTGTGTTCAGTACTAGAACTTTGATTTACCTGTCTTAGCTTTGGATGCATCCTTTGATGGTTTGATGTTCATAGCTGATcctaagaaagaagaagagatgtAGAATTATGAAAGTCTTAACAGGCCCAAGTGTTTTCTCTGGGATCCACATTCCCATTTCCTGTAAATGCCAGCTGTTCTTATTATATAAGTACATGAAGGCCTGCCATGAGTCTTTCCCTTGCTGAATCAGGTATATAGGAATCCCTCTGGTATTCTTATGAAAATCCTCATCCTTACTGTGTTCTTTAAGGTAAAAGTATATTGTGAAATCtcttttttgtggattttttcctcattttttttattaataatttccatctccttccctccttttcccccttccctcccctcccttccacccatacccccactccgcccctctccaagccaaagagccatcagggttcccttcactatgttaagtccaagctcctcccagctccccctaagtccaggaaggtgagcaaccaaactgacaaggctcacagtgagcccgtccttTAGAATAGCAATTTAATCTGAATTCCAAGGGATCAAGATTAGTCAGAAAAATCATGgttcagaataaataaaaacttcgTGAGTCCTCTGCTCAAACTACCAAACCAGATCATGTCAAAATAATCCCATGAAATAGGTTTTCTCTTCTGTACATTGAGTATCCAAGATCCCAAGGTGAAATCTGCACATCAGAGGCTATTAAAAGTCTATAGCACATAGAATTGACATTCTAGATCCCCCTCTTCTGTCTATACCACAGCTAGTTCTCTAGGTgttacatatttgtttaatagCCTATTAACTTCTTATCACATCATTAGAAACTACTACAAAGAAACTCATGAAGGGTGAATATCCCACTGGATAACCACCCACCCACAAGAGTCTCTCATTTTGATCCTAGTCAGGAATTCTTCCAAAGCAGGATCCCAAGTAACACTTTAACCTCATAGAGTTTTGGCTTACTTCACTTGAAACCAGGAGTTCCACAGGAGCATTAGTGTGTGACAAAAAAATTGACAACTGTAGCATCTCTAGATGCCCTCAAGTGCTGAGGTCACATCACTCATGGAGAATTCTGCCTGGAGCTGAGCAGGGGTGGATAGACTGCTCCCTTTTTGATCAACCAACAAGCCAGGGCAACATTTGCTCCTGGGAGTTCTGTTGAACCAGGCTGCTCTGAGAGGGATGGTGTGATGCGAGATCTTGCTACAGAGATGTTGTCTGTAAGGACCtggtttctgtctgtctttttttctccctccttctcttgtcTCAGAGTCTATTCCTTTCTGAGACCTTCTCCTTTCATACTGCctattatttcttacattttcacAAAAAGTCCTATAATGACTGGGTCCCTGAATTTGTTTCTAGGGCTTCTAACCTGCAAACAGATGTCTATGGTGCCACTATTACCCACCACTCAGATGAGCGGTCATGTGTATACCCTAGTCTCTGTACTGGCACTCACAGAAGCTGTTTGCAGGGGCCAGGGTATAGTTAGTTTGAGAGAGCTCAGTCTGGCTGTGCAGGCCACAATGCTGGGAGAGGTTATTTCCCTCTTCATTGTCCAGGACAAGTCTGTCACAGCCAGCATCAGGACAACAGTGGATGATCAGTGTCTCTAAAGGGGCCAGGATATGGTTTGGGATATGGCCCAGCTTTATTGATAGCCCTGGAAGAAACGTAGGCAGGTGAATAAGGAGCCAGTTACTCCCAAGAATTTTCCCCCTCCCAGCTTACCTTGTTGGTGCAGCTGCCTCTCACACTCTGGTACTCTACCTCAGGGTTCAGAAATCCACCCAGTATGGTTCAAAGAAAGATTAGAGTTTCAAAACATGATTGGGACAATGGTGGGACTGACTCACCTGAGACTTGTATTTCCAAGTGGTCACTAGGCTCTGACCAAACATATGGGTTAGCCTTGTAGTAACCATAACATTTGAATGTTCCACTGCAGCTAGAAGTCATAGGGCCCACAAAGAACAGGGCCTGGAACTGGCCAGAAGATGTCTTCTGTGACTCCATGATCATGGAGTGCTTCTGTTCTCCTTCCTTGATCACAATGAACCTGTCATATTCCTCCTGTGAGAAACACTTGAAGGTCACATTATCTCCTGAGGTCACCACACGTCTGGGCAGGACTGATAGGCAGGGTTTATTTTCAAAGATTCCttggagagaaacagacagagttTTCACATTCTCACAAAGCCCACCTTTCCAAGCAAGGCTAGGCTGCAAGAAAGGGACATCCTGAAGATAGAGCCTGGGGAGGTACCTCTTACCTGTCACTACCAGCTCAAGTTTGTCACTCTGTGCTGACCAGCCAGAAGGGGTCTCATAGAAACAGTAATATTGGCCTCCATCATATTGTCCAATCGAGTTTATGGAGAATACAGCTTTCTCCCCACGTATTGTTGAGGATTGTCTATGTtggacatttttaaatttcttaagaaaaagaaggtgCTTCTGTGCATCTGAAGTCCCCATACATGAGATGTTCACTTGCATTCCCCTAGTGACCAGAGAGCCTGGCTCAGCCTTGATGGTCGGCTTTGGTAAGACTCCTACAAAGAATCAGTAGATAGGTGTCCTGGGACATTCTGCattagatcccagcactcagccctGCACACTTCCCATATCTCAAAGATTAGCCCGTATCTGCTGCTCTCTATTCTTACCGCCTAGAGTAAGGAAGGAGGAATGACTTAGGAAAGTCATGTATACACTTACCTGCCAGCACTGGGCTCCTGGGTCTCAGACTCAGTCCTAGAAGAAAGTTCCCTGTTCAAGATTTTACCCTGACCTCTCAGAAAGATCTTCCCTCCAGAAAGCCTCCCATGCCCTTCGAACTTTCTGCTGGAAAAGTCTTGGGCTGTGCAAACAGTCCCTTCTGGATCACAGTGTTTCCTCCCACTCTTCTCATCTCACCAAAACAGAGCAGGACTGCGAAGGTGAAAGTCATGgcatagtttctctgtggctgCAACTGTGTACATGAAGAGGGCCACAGTGCCTGGTCAGATGAACTGGAACACATGGTATGACTTTTGGAGATGTCAAGTGGTCACACACTTCAGGATCGCCACAGAAAGGGGAACTGCCCTTCCTAAGGGCTTGGCTCTCATTTCCCCAATGTTATGGCTTGGATAGGCTCCAGATTCTCTATAGTCATTTCTTCAAAGATGGTGTTATCTCCTGACTCCATTCACCTCTGCTCAATTGGTCCTCATCATGCCAATATCCAGGATGAAATATCCATAGACCTTAGCTCTCCATTTCCAGATTTGGGTGCCTGAGTGGTCATCTTCCCTCGGTGAGTCTGCTTATGAAATCTCTGTCATGGCTTCAGTCAATCCAACTGTATGACAGCATGGGATCCTTATGAGGACCAATTGTCTCTCTAGTCCTCGAGGAGTATTGGGCAAGAGAGATGTTAATACTTCAAAGTGGATGCAGagcagcagagacaagcagaataCCTGACTGTGAGGTTCATGTGCAGTTTCATCTTGGGAATAAGTACAGAGGAAGGATGGATACTGAGAGAGAAACATTGTAGTTCTCATGATTTTTAGATTGATGAATAATCCTCTGAAGAGAGTGACCACCCATCCCCTTTTATTCTTAGCAACTCCATCCATATCTCCCTATGATCAACCTTTAGTgccacttttttattgttttattgcactatacatttttttctgctcccctcccttcctcttctctccccttctgtcctctcctgtGATTCcgatgcccccaatttactcgggagatcttgtctttttctccttcttatgtagattcatatatgtctctcttaaggtcctctttgttgtgtaAGTTTTCTGGGGTTTTGGACTGTAGGATGGATTTCCATTGCTTTATGTCTtcaaaccacttatgagtgagtagaaaATTAAGAAGCAATCTACATCAAGAACCAAtaataccactgttgggtatatacccaaaggatgctcaatcataccacaagtacatgtgctcaactatgtttataccagcattgtttgtcataaccagaacctggaaacaacctaaattcccttCATccgaagaatggatagagaaaatgtgctacatttacacaatggagtactacacagtgggtaAAAAAAAGCAAGGACATCTTGAAGTTGCATgcaaatgcaaatggatggatctagaagaaaccatattgggtgaggtaacccagactcagaaagacaaatataatatgtaatcacccatattttttatttttttaatttcattttacattccaaccacagttctcccacccacccctcaattttttttaaagaaagattttctaTTACCTCTGTCCtattctagggattgaactcattttgttgtggttgtttggttttgagacagggcttctctgtgtagctctggttatcctgaaactcactctgcacaccaggctggccttgaactcagaaattcacctgcctcttcctcttgagagCTGGattaaggtatgtgccaccacttctctgctttgttttgagacagggtcttactgtgaaGCCCTGGATGTTCCAGGACTTGCTAtatagaacaggctagcctctaaATTTCAGAAATCTCTGTCTCCTTCAAACTCTGGACTGATGTGGATagtgctgtgtgccaccatgctgaggTGGCATTCTTAGCAACCCTTCTGTCACTGAGCCCCACCTTACCTCTACTTTAGCCCATGTTTCAATATgttgtattttcagtttttcctcAGCAAACTTAAtacttttttgtctgttttatattttttcttccttatctttttctgtgtctgtgagtttCACTGTGACACTATTCTATacacatttaattaaattattttcatatgttcccacccttcctcctttGGCTTCCATCTTGCTGGTCTCCAAACTGAGTGTAACTTTTGCTTCTTCCTTGATGAAAGATGTTGAAAATATGtgaattgtttttatatatattttaaattttttcttttaatttttaataatgtattttgaccatattcacacTTCTCCTAACTCCACCCGGATACACGAACCCCTTCTCTACTTATCCAACTTTGTGTCATCTCTCTGTTTTCTAACTATCAAGTTCAATTTCACCTGGTCATATATTCATGGAAGTGTGGTCCTCCGCTGGAGTATGGTTGACATGACAAGGGCTAGactgtcttttttaattttttgaaattaaaatataattatattatttttccttttcttccattcaACTTTTCCCATGCacccttctttgctttctctccaaTTCATagcctctccttttttttttagcaattattacatagatatgtatatttatatgtgtatgcatatacatgtgtgtgtgcatgcacatatttaaatatataaatacagccttcCTAGTCCATattatgtgtttgcatgtacttgattttagggctgaccacttagtATTGGACAACCCATCAGAGCCTACACTCTCAAAACTGGCCCTCCTTCTCCCAGTGGCTAACAATTGCCAGTAGCTCCCAAACGAGGAGTGGGCCTCCATGTCCACCTTCCCTCCCAGCTAGTATTTGGTAATCTTTGAGCTTGCACTAGACTGTCACAACCATTGTcatgaaataaaggaaaagagaaggggtcTGAGTTCTAGGAATGTAATGGGAGTCTTTGCATAAACAAAGGCCTTATCAAGTCAGGAGATTAAAATACTTGAATTTCTTTGCGTAAAAGATTTACTTGGTAAGGTGGCCTTtgatagaataaaaaagaaaaaaaacttttctcaCATCTCCACACTATCTGGACACCTGAGACCACAATGATTCTGAGGTCTTTCAAAGAgaacatataaattatttaacCAAATCATAAAAcatatactgaaaataaaaaataggagacacaatgtcttttaaaaaatccaacaaaGAAGATCATGGCAGCCAAGATTTCTAAGGAAGTGATTAATGAAAACAATCTTATGAGTGTGTTCACAGCAAACCACATGCTTCTTTTCAGGAAACAAATCATCATGCTTTACAGGGAAGAAAGACCACCTCAGACTATATTATTAGGCTTCTGTAGATAATTaggagaaatttaaaaacaaaatttcatgtTAACCATAAGTTACATCTTTCTCATTGCTGACACAAATCAACAGTTCCTCTAATATTGTTCCAACACAGGAGGAAAAATACATGGACAAATTTAAATAAGTTAGTAATACTAAATAATTAATATTGATTAAACTATCACTGGCACTTTAGTAGAAATGCTTCTCACATGTTTATGAGAAAAATACTggccaaaaagcaaaaagaagactAATTTGCATGATACTGCTTTAGTATTTAAATTGGTGATTGTTGATGAATCTGAAAATGTAGTTGGTACTCTCCTTGACTGCTGCTATATTGGATAGTTATGACTACAATTACTTCTTGAATGACCATTGCATGCTTTCTTCATAAAGAGAACCAGGGGAAAATTACATGTAGCATTACATCTGGAATATGTGGCAGTTAGACCCAGAAATTTAATTGACATCTTTGATGTTATCAGGAGATAAATAAAGTTGATTTATCTTTAATGGAATTAGTTGTGTCTTGACCACTATGCAAGTCCCTTCATCTGATCATCTgaataacaaaatacaaaacaaaacaatggagtCTGCTGGTCTGCTGGTCTTGAGCATGGTTATAGATCTGTCAGCAAGTACCCAGGAAATGACACTTAGTCAAAGATAGGTAAACAGCTCAGTGGCTGAGCATCTACCTAGTTTGTGTAAACTTGTGAGCTCAGACTTCAGAACCACAGGGCAGAAAAACAACACTTTGTGCAACCCAGGCTGATTCTGATTCTTTAGTTTCATGGAGACTTGCAATTGATTGTCATACACCAAGGctaatttttagtttaaaataattattaaaatacagtttagtATTATGCTAATAATTAAGAGGAGATATTACAGTAAAATGTGGGAACTCTACTAAAGttcaaagcaagaagaaaaatatgaactGTTATCCTTTTCCATGGAATAGACTCTGAGTGTTGTTTTAGGAATCACCAATCTTCTAGCCTGTACTACTGTTAAAGGATGACTAAAGAGCTCTGAGGTTACATTGCTTAACAAGATGCTGTATGTGGGTGTCTCTTgtacttccttctttttaatacAAAATGTTATGCAGGaagtaaaacaaatatttcacaactgAGCCTCTGCAGTGGTAACAATAAGATGCACATTTCTCTTTTCAGACAGAACAGATTCTTCTTAGGAACTCTGTTCCCCACTTCAGGCATTCTTTCTACCTGTGCCAATGGGATAAAGAGAATTCACCAGTGGAGAGTCAGGaacatttttgttctgtttgtaagGCCAGGGTCCTCCTCCTGAAATCTTAGGTTTTGAGATCCAACATGGATTGATTATGTTTCCAGAAATGTTATGAATGAGACTTCAGGATCCATTTATTTGGGTTGGTAAGGTTTCATGTGGAATCAAAGACCCACTTCATTCCTTGGCATAAATTCCTCAGAAAGGTAATTTTTAGAATTCTAGAATATTCAGTTTTTGTTAGACCCTAGTTTCGAGGAATTCAAAATGCTCCTCCATCTCTGGGGCCAAAGCACAAATCATCCTAACACTGATGATGTCATGACAGAACTGGAAAAGATACCTTCTCATGTGCCAGTGATAGGGTTTGGGTGAGGGTGTCGGGGACTTCTCTTTCTCTTAGACAAACGTGTTTACATGCTAGAGGGAAAGTGGGACTTTTCTAGGCAGCTAGAAACTCAGGTCTTAAAAAATGAGCCACTCACCTTTACCTAAGCTACAAGACCAGCATCATCCAAACACATCTGACAAAAGTATTGTAAGAGAACACGTGTGAACAAGCATCTATCTTGAGCATAGCTGTAAAGTCCTCCACAAATTTAACTTTGCCATATGAACACATATATGATGATGGTTGCAAAAGACTACATTACCTGTGACAAAGTATTGCCTACATGTTCATTTATCAGAAAAGATAATGTTGgcagtgatacaaatttaatttagTTTATCAAAAAGTTGATATACTACAAACAAGTTGGATTTACCCATTCATCACAGCAACAATGTAAATTTTATGATATACATGGTGAAGGTATTTGTGTAGATGAAGAAACAGCATTTATGCAAATGAAAAAACATTTGTCAGTATCTCACACCCATTCATCATGTGAACTCACAGTAAATTAGTAACAGAGAACAACCTTAGTCAGAATAAGATTCcgtttaaagaaaactgaaattagcTACACATTTGATGCTGAGTAGCCAGAAACTTTCCATTAAAATAAGGGCAATGCAGCAGTGTCTCCTTGCTCCATGAATTTTCATATTGgtacttgaagttctaactaAAGTAGAAAGATCGGTAAACACAAGGTTCACATATAGAAAGAAGAACTTCTGATATTTTCAGATAACATGTATGTCAATGTAGAAATTCTGAATTTCCAAATAtaactttattaaaccaatccattATAACATACAAGTGATTAGAACACAGAAAAAGATCTAATAACAtgtttttgaatttcttttatgCATAACAGTAATTGACAGTGAAATTTGACATTAAATGTGTATAGGTATCCTGTATGACTTCCACATTTCTTACTTGTGGTATTACACTGACATTAAGAGGGAAACATgacgccgggtggtggtggcgcacgcctttaatcccagcactcgggaggcagaggcaggcagatctctgagttcgaggccagcctggtctacaagagctagttccaggacagactctagaaactacagggaaaccctgtctcgaaaaaaaaaaacccaaaaaagaggGAAACATAAGAAAGATACAAATAGTAACCAGAGAACACTCAAAATCATGTcctcaaggaaaatattttcaaagtcatATCCACAGATAGTTTCTTCAAGGACAAGTGTATTATCAGGATGTCTTTTTATTTCAGGAGAAACCCACAAAGAACATACGATGAAGACTGGAGAGTTTGCATGCCCCAAAGAACATTTTGTGATATCACCTTCACTCAGATATTTTGCAATTCAGAATATGATTTTTACTCACTACTTTTGTTATTTGCGTcacattctttatttttgttttaaaagaacagatatcttaatatataagagctatgtaatgatttaaaataaaggaaGTTTGGCATGGTGATCAATACCTTTAATAGCAGCAGTTGTgagacaaaagcaggcagatttctaaggTCAAGGCTACCCTCACCTACAGACTGGATTCTAAGATAGCCGAAGCTACATGAAGAAACCCTGCTAGAAGAACTAAAGTAagacaaaataaaggaaaaagctgCGTGGAagtaaagacaaaacagaaggtGCAAGAGATGAAAAACCAAACCTCATTAATGGGACAGGATACTCCTTTGTGtcatgggaagagaagaaaggagggacaATCTACAAATGTCCACATGAGTGAAGGCTACTTCGAAGTGGCTCCTCAGTGTCAGGAGAATGTAGATGTGATAGTGGGACTTTGTCCCCCAACCTCACAGCTATCTCCCTTGGTACTTCATCATCCACTAACTAAAATACTACAATACAGTAAATGCaactcacaaagacacacagatacactcatAACATAAAAAAGTCTTGTCCCAATGAATagtaacatatatttataaaaatggtaAATAATAAGCATGTCAAAACATGTTAGCTTGATATAATAATTTGGATGAGgttttgtaatataaaataatatcaatGTATAATGTGTTGAATTTATAGGTGGACATATGTATGTTCATTTACTGTATAGtaattacatacacatatttaagcAAAAGACAGGATATGCAAGAAAATAGGTACAACTGAAGATCATTGAATTATGCCAAGTA is part of the Arvicola amphibius chromosome 8, mArvAmp1.2, whole genome shotgun sequence genome and encodes:
- the LOC119821763 gene encoding leukocyte immunoglobulin-like receptor subfamily A member 5, yielding MCSSSSDQALWPSSCTQLQPQRNYAMTFTFAVLLCFGEMRRVGGNTVIQKGLFAQPKTFPAERVLPKPTIKAEPGSLVTRGMQVNISCMGTSDAQKHLLFLKKFKNVQHRQSSTIRGEKAVFSINSIGQYDGGQYYCFYETPSGWSAQSDKLELVVTGIFENKPCLSVLPRRVVTSGDNVTFKCFSQEEYDRFIVIKEGEQKHSMIMESQKTSSGQFQALFFVGPMTSSCSGTFKCYGYYKANPYVWSEPSDHLEIQVSGSAMNIKPSKDASKAKTASDTQDYTVENLIRMGLAGLVLIILGTLLFEGWHNQSWTYHEAGK